Part of the Desulfolutivibrio sulfoxidireducens genome is shown below.
CGTCGACGGTGACGCCCGCCAGATCCGAAGTCTGAATGAAGGCGAAATCGTTGCCCGCGCCGCCAAGAATCAGCTCCCCCGCGCCGCAGATGAAGAACACGTCGTCCCCAGCGCCGCCGGAGAGGGTGTTCACGCCGTCGCCGCCGTCCAGGGTGTCGACGCCGTCGCCGCCGTCCAGGCTGTCGTCGCCCGCGCCGCCGGAAAGGGAATCACTGCCCGCGCCGCCAGTGATGCTGTCGTTGCCGTCGCCGCCGCTGATGGACTGTGACGCGCCGTCGCCGACAAGCACATCGTCGCCGGAGGATCCGGTCAGGTTGATCGTGCCGACGGTGGTTTTCCCGGACAGGTCGTACGTGCCGGCATCGGCGGCGATCAACGTGCCCGTCCAGGACGCATCGCCGGCGGTTATGGTCGTGAACCCGGCAAACTGCGCCGCCGTCAGGGTGGCGCTCGAACTAAAGGTCTTCAGCGTCTCCACGCCCGTGATCGTCGCGACGCTGATGTTCACGCCGAGGGCTTCCAGGGTGTCCGTCCCGGTCCCTCCGTCGATGGACGCCCCGGCCAGGTCCGAGGTCACGAGCGCGATCCTGTCGTTGCCGGCGCCGCCGGAAACAGTGTCCGCGGAACCTGTTGTAATCAGGAAGTCGTCGCCGTCGTCGCCGGAGAGGCTGTTCGATCCGCTGCCTCCGTTGAGGGTGTCGTTGCCGGCATCGCCAAACAGATAATCATTGCCGGCGTCACCGGACAGTTGGTCGTCGTAGGAGCCGCCATACAGGAGGTCGTTGCCCTCGCCGCCGGCCAGGGTATCGTAGCCGGAGCTGCCGGACAGATAATCGTCGCCGGCGTTGCCGTACAGGGAGTCGTTGCCGGCATCGCCGTACAGGGTATCGTTGCCGGTGCCGCCATCAAGGGTGTTGTTGCCGGCGTAGCCGAGCAGATAGTCGTGGCCTTCGCCACCTTCCAGGCTGTCGTCGCCGGTACCGCCGAGCATGGTGTCGTTGCCGACGTCGCCGTACAGGGTGTTATTGCCCTCGCCGCCGGTCAGTCTGTCGTTGCCGGCGTCGCCGTACAGGGTGTCGTTGCCGGCGTCGCCAAACAGGGAGTCGTTGCCCTCTCCGCCGGAGAGGCTGTCGTTGCCGTCGCCGCCGGACAGGGAATCATCACCTCCATAGCCATAAATGCTGTCGTTCCCGGTATCTCCGGTCAAGGTATCGTTGTCGCTGGTTCCGTTTATCACCTGATCAGCCATGGGATACCTCTCTCTTGATATCGGACAGTTTTTGAGCCGCAAACTCTTCAAAAAGAACGCATAGGTGAAGCATGCTATTTTTACAACGTGCTTTCTGGTCGGCAAATGCTTCTTGCAATATAGTCAAATAAAGTTCGAACTTCATACAACAGTTACTCTTTCGGCCAACGAAAACTCTTCAGAAACATGCCTCAAATCGATTGCAACATACTTTATAGTTTGAACTTTCATGGCCATAAATGCATTTATGCTCTTGAAAAAATTACGACAATTGCAAACAAATGAGACCGCTGCACAATCCTATGATGTCGTTACGGAATTCTTCCGAAAGGTCTCGGACGTCTTATTCCGCCGTTGTTTAGCCGACAGCGATGATCTTGCTTCGCCTTGCGGCGGCGCTCGTCACCCCGTTGGCGTAAGTGTTCCTCAGCATGCCGCTTTGAGCGCCGCCTTTTTTAGGTTGAAGGCCATGGCGTTGAGTAAAAATTCAAGCTCGACCTTGGGCACCCCAAGGTAACGCGTCCGGAAGAATCCATAACCTCGCTTGAGCGTTCCGAAAGCCCGTTCCACCTTCGACCGGACACTGCTGACTTGGCGGTTTGCCGCTTTTTCGGCGGGGTTCAGCGCACGGTTGCGAGCGGCCTTATGCATGATGCCGTCAGCAAGTCCCCGGGCTTGGAGCACATGCCTGTTCAACTGGCTGCTGTATCCCTTGTCTGCGTAGATGCGGCCCCCTGGCATGGGGCCAATCTCATCCAGAATATCCACGAATTCCTGCGTATCCGAATGGTTGGCCGGCGTGACATGGCCGCCAAGGAGAAAGCCGTCCCGGCTGTCCGTGGCCGCATGGACTTTGTAGCCGTAATATGCCCGGTTCCCTTTGCGCAACCAGGCCGCATCGGCGTCATCGGAGTAGCTGATGGTTACGTCCGACGCCTCGTCGTCATCTTCCTCGCGGTCTTCGGGAAGAATATCGATCACCTTGAGGGGGCGGCGCGAGGAGGTGATGACGCTCGCGTCCACGATGGCTCCTTCACGTACCAGTATGCCGCGCCGCTGGAGTTGATGGTTGAGTTTGTCCAGAAGCCGCTTCAAGACGTTTTTTTCAAGCAGGCTCTGCCGAAACCGGCAAATGGTCGAGGAATCGGGCACTTGGTCATGATCAAGGGAGAGGCGCACGAACCGGACAAAGGACAACCGATCGTACAAGCATTCTTCCACCGCCGCATCGCTCAGGTTGTACCACCTCTGGAGCAGAAGGATTTTAAACATCGGCAACGGCGCATAGGCGGGATTGCCAACGGCATTGGCAACCCGGCTAAGCTTTTTCCGAAGAAGCTTCTCAAACGGCTTCCAGTCAATGAGGCGATCTATTTCGTCCAGGAAGCATTCCTTGTGCCTGCGACGGGACACGACGTAGTCGGCAATGCCGGGCTTTTTGGAATTGCGCTCGTTCATGATCGCCTCCATCATTTTGATGGAGAAAACATAGCACAATTGCCTAAAATTACAACAGATTTGTGCCATTTTTCGCGCAACGATCTCCAAATGCTCTTCTCCAGGAAATTGTTTTGTCCGACATAGGACTTATCCATAAATAATTTTGGTTTTTATCTTCCGTAATGCAATGATCGCCGCCGCCAAGTGGATCAATGCTAAATGGGTTGCCCCGAGCTTTTCATACCGAATCGTCAACTTGCGAAACCGATTGAACCAAGAGTGGCAGGCCTCAACGACCCACCGTCGTGCTTTGAAAGAAGGGTTTTCAAGCTTTTCTCGCTGTTCTTCGCCGCGAGGGCGCACATGTGGTTTGTATCCGGCCGCGAGCATTTCTTTGCAAGGAGCTTCTCCCGCATATCCAGCATCCGCGCATAGGTTTTCAGACTCGGCGTCCATGATCGGCTCCGCAATCTTGTTTGCCAAAACTGCTTTCAGCTGACTGACGTCATGCCGGTTGGCCCCGGTGACGACGACCGATAACGGGACGCCACGCCCGTCCACAAGGATATGGCGCTTTGTTCCTTTTTTTCCCTCGATCCGTTGGATTTCTCCCGGAATTCTCTTTGGCCATTGGAGCTTTGTTCATGCAGCCATCTATGGATTGCCATTCCCAGGCGATTCCTTCCATGTCGTCATACTCGGACAAGCCTCTCTGCCAAAGTTCCAGAAAGAAGCCCGCTTGTTCCCATTCTCTGAAATACCGGTGAATTGCGCTCGGACTGCCAAAAACTTCTTTGGGTAACGCCTTCCATTGAATGCCGGTCCGCAACACATACACAATAGCGGAAAAGACAGTGCGTGCCGCAATTGGCTTTCTGCCTCCTCCAACCTTCCGTTTATATTGCTTTTCACCGTCTCTCTTTGGCCTGGGGATCAAAGGCTCAACTATCTCCCAAAACGCGTCCGACACTTCCCATGATTTTATGCTCATCTGCTTGTCTCCGTTGGAGAAAAGCATACTAACAATTGAGTACAAATGCAATTTTATTTATGGATAAGTCCATAATCTGATAATATCATTCCTGCATATGGCATCAGCATGACGACGTCGTCGTGAACAATTCCAGAAGAAGAGCGCGTAATATTATTGAAACAACATCGGCGAACGCGCCGTTGCCCCGTCAGTTGATCTCAGCTTTCCGCCCGGATCGTCTCCTGTGAACCATGAAGATTTCCAACAGATGGGCTTTATTGACGATATTCTGCGTGCAAACATCGGTAAACACTTTGTCATAAGGACAATAAAGACATCGCCAACTTTTTGCAATCCACATCGGGGGTGGATCGGAAGTCATGGGGTATTATGGCCATACGCCCCATACGCTCCCATACGCTCCGGAACGTATATCTTTTTCGGTATTCGCGGCGAATTCTTTAGGCGCTTGGCGAAAAATTGCGCCTGTCGAACGCGGGGAGCCTGAGGTGGCCTCGGATGGTTGGCCTATTGGACAGACGGATACGGTCATCCTGGAGTTTTTGAACGCCCATCCGTGGTCGCTCAAGCGATCTTTTGTCCCATCACCCTCTCAATCGCCTCCACCAGGGCCACGTTGTGCACCGGCTTCGCAACGTAGTCGTTCATACCAGCGGCAAGAAATTTCTCCTTGTCTCCCGTCATGGCGTAAGCGGTCATGGCGATGATCGGGATACGTGACTTCATGCCGAGATTTTTCGCCTCTCGGATGGCTTTGGTCGCCTCCAGGCCATCCATGGCAGGCATCTGGATGTCCATGAGGATCACGTCGAAATCGTTCCCGGTGAGAAGTTGAACCGCTTCCTGACCATCCTTGGCGGGCGTGACCGAGTACCCGGCTTTTTCGAGCAGTCGTTTGCCCGTGGTGAGACTTACGGTATCATCCTCCGCGAAAAGAACACGCAACCGCCTTCGTTTCGATGCATCCTTGCCCTGGATTTGTCCGATAGAATTGCTGATTGTTTCTTGGCATTTTTTAAAAGGCAACGAAAGATAAACAGTTGTCCCTTTTCCCAGCTCACTTTCAATTGCAACGTCTCCACCCATAAGATCCACAAGCTTGCGCACTATGGAGAGACCCAGGCCCGCACCCTGAAATCGCCTTGTATATGACCCCTCAACCTGCACAAAAGGTTCAAATATTTTTCTGAGGTCTTCATCTGAAATTCCAATTCCCGTATCACTCACAGTCACCAAAACACGAACATCCGCGCCCGCGGAAAACGGGAGAACAGACGCATGAATCAGAACCGACCCCTCATCGGTAAATTTAATAGCATTCCCGACAAGATTAAAGAGAATCTGGCGTAGGCGGGCCTCATCTCCAATCAGCATATCCGGAACATTGTCATCGCGTGAAAACACCAGGCGAACGCCTTTCTCACTGGCCGCCATGGAAAAAACTTCCTCAATCGACTCCTTTGTTTTCTTGACATCAATTTCAGACTCCACCAACCGCATCTGGCCAGCTTCAATTCTTGAAATATCAAGGATGTCGGTAAGCAATCGAGTAAGTCTTTTTGTGGACTTCATCGCACTCAGAATATATTCCTTTTGCTCATCGCTCGCATCGGTCGTCTGGAGAAGCTGCAGCATGCCGAACACTCCATTGAGTGGCGTTCTGATCTCATGACTCATATTTGCAAGAAATTCTGACTTGGCGTTATTGGCAGATTCAGCCTTCTCTTTTTCAATGATCAGTAATTCTTGTTGTCTCTTAAGATTATATGTAGCAGCCTTGACTTGAACTCTGCATAAATAACCGCCGATGACTACGGCAGCCAGCACTGAAGACAATACCAAGGCTGATATCGAAGCATAGAATGGCGCTCCAAACTGTGATTGTATTGGAGTTTTCATAACTTCTATCGCCGATATATCTCCGACTTTCCTATTATAACCACCTGACCAATCATACAATTGTTGGAGTTGACCTGGGGCCTGAGAAGGAGTTCCATGGCAAACAAGGCATCTGGCTTCATTTTTCAAAAATGGCACGGCAACGACAAGGTACTTTCTCCCGTTTTCCTCTCGCACGAAGCGGAGATGGTCGCGACTTTGGTCCTCATTGAACAACTTTATGAGCTCTTTCTCCCCTTCTGTAGCTTTATTGACAGGATTTCTCGGGTCTTCAGCAGCCATTTTGTACTGTACTTCCGGCAAGCCAATTGCGACTCTCTCATCATTGTAGTATTTTTGAAAATTCCTGGCCATATATGACGAAGAAAGCAACTCTGGTGCATAAAAACCTTTTGGCAGCCTCCCCTCGTCCATCAGCCTATAATAGTTGGGATGCATATCGTTCTGTATATATCTATGAAATGCCCTGACCTCCAGCATCGCGTCCCGAAGTCGATCCTCAGACTGACTATTGTGTACCTCCGTAGCCATATAATAAACAGCTATGCCGACGATCGCAATCAAAAACAAAGACACCACGACAGCCTTTGTCTTTATATGACGCAATCTGCTTACGGCAATAAAGCTGGTCACAAATAAATCTCCCCAATATGGGAATCCCCATTCCCACAGAAGTTATTGGGCACTTCTTCTTCAACACATTGCCCACGCGGACCGACGAGCGTCAAGCCAGACAGCCATTTTGGCGTGGGTGGGGTGTTACGTATTTCATGCCCTGAGGAAGAGAAAAGACATTCAAACAAACCCCTGTACGTGTTTCCTCAAACTCGACCTCAATTCTCTGAATATTCCCCATCAAAGCGGAGCGCAAGACCCGGCGGCCTCAACCCCTTAAAAAGCAATCAAGAGCCCTCCGCTTTCTCCCAACACCAGCCTTCGCGTCGCTTCACCTCTCCGATCTCTGATCGTGGAGTTGGTCGTTGGCGTGGCCGTGAGTTGCGACGCTCCCCCGGCATGTTGGCATCCCTCTCCATAACGGAGAAGGAGCCCCGATGCCACGCGCGGCATTCTTCCCGATGGCCAGGGACTTCGCGGATTATATGGTTGCGCCGCGCGATTTGGCCGTTGCCCTCATGATGACGTCCTTGAGTGCCGCCATGTCCACCGGTTTGGCGATGTAGTCGTCCATTCCGGCGGCCAGGAATCTCTCCCTGTCCCCATCCATGGCATACGCGGTCAAGGCGATGATCGGGATGTGGGACTTCGCCGTGAATTCGGGAGCGCCGCGGATGATCCGCGTCGCCTCGACGCCATCCATGACCGGCATCTGGACATCCATGACGATCAGCTCGAAATCACCCTGACGAAGGCATTCCAGGGCCTGTCTGCCGTCCCGGGCGGTGGTCACAGCATACCCGGCTCTTTCCAGCAGGATATTCATGGACAACAGGTTGACGGCCTCATCCTCGACCAAAAGGATCCGCGCCCTGCCGCCGCCCCGGGCCGATTCGGCGCCAGCGGCGATATCCACCATGCCGCGGGATTGCGTCCGCGCGCCGAACGGCAAGACGACGTGCGCCGAGGTGCCCGCCCCTTCCTCGCTCTCTATGCATATCTCTCCACCCATGAGCCGGGTCAGGCGGCGAACGATGGCCAGCCCCAGGCCTCCCCCCTGATAACGGCGGAGGTAAGACCCCTCGACCTGGGTGAATGGCTCGAAGATATCCGACAGCCTGTCATCGGGGATGCCGATCCCGGTGTCGGTTATGGAGAAGAGGACCCGACAGGGGAGTTCCCCGGGTGGGGAAACCGGGGCTATGCCGATCTCGACGCCGCCCCGCGCGGTGAACTTCACCGCGTTGCCCACGAGGTTGAAAAGGATTTGCCGCAGCCGGGCCTCGTCACCGACAAGTTCGGACGGCATGCCGTGGTCGATGCGGCACGTGAGCGTCAGCCCTTTGGCGCCGGCCTCCAAGGCGAAGAGGTCGTTGATCGATCGGCTTATCTCGTGGATGTCGAAGGGGGCCGCCAGAATGGCCAGCCGGCCCGACTCGATGGCCGAAAGATCCAGAATGTCGCTTAAAAGGCGGGTCAACCGTTTTGAGGCCATGATGGCGTGGAGGAGATACTCGCTTTGTTCCCCGCTTAAGGGCGTGTCCTGCAATACCTGGAGCATACCCATGATGCCGTTGAGCGGGGTGCGTATCTCATGGCTCATGTTGGCCAAAAATTCGCTTTTGGCCTTGTTCGCGGCCTCGGCCTTGACCGCCAGTTCCTTGGCTTGGGCCAATGCGTCGCGCAACGCCTTTTCGGCCATGACCTTCTCGGTGACGTCCCTCGAAAAGATGGCGAACTGGACGGCCTTGCCCGCGTCGTCAAGGATGGGGAAAATCCTGACATGGTACCACCTGCCTTCGTGTATCTCCTCGCTATCGACGCAATGCCCGGTGCGGGCGCTTTCTTTCATGCCTTCCCGGCGACAGGCGGCGATGTCGGGGGGCAGAAAGTCGTCAAGGTTGTTGCCGACCATGTCCTGGGGCTCGAGGCCGCGCCGCTTGGCCCCCCATTCGTTGACGGCCAGGATGGCGCCCGTGGCATCTATAAGCAACACCGAGTCCGTGGCGGCGTTGAACAGGCCCCTGATTTGCCGTTCGCCCGTCCAGAGGGCCTCCATCGTCCTCTGGCGGTCAATGGCCACGGCGTAAAGGCCAGCCAGGTGCGAAACGGCTTCCATATTCCTGTCCGTATACCCGTCCGGCGTGTTGGCGAGCGCGATCAGGCCGATCAACATGTCCCCGATCAGCGCCGGGACGGCGAGAAAGTTGCGCAGATGGATATGTCCGCCCGGGATACCGGTGGACGATGGGTGCGCCGCGGGAGCGTTGGTGTAGAAGGGACAGCATGAGTTGAGGGCCTGCCCCCAAAGGCTCGGATACCGTCCGTCCGGGCCGGGGGGAAAGGTGACCCGCGCTTGTCCTTCCTCTACCCGGCATTCCTTCCCCATCATCGGCGTCAGGGTGTAACACACAAGATCGCCGGTCCTCGGGTCGATCACCCCGACGAAACCATGAACGCTGCCGGTCAAAAGCTTGGAGAAGTACAGGGTGGTGTCCGCGATGTCCGGGAACGTCGTGGCCTTGGCGATCAAGGCCCCCGACAGTTCGGACATGGCCTTGTTGATGGCCAACTCCACGGTCAGCTTGTCTTCGGCCTGCTTGCGGTCGGTGATGTCCCGGTTGCTGGCCCGCCTTCCCAGCGGGGTGCCGTCGTCCCTGGCGATGGCCACGCAGTGGTGGTTGATCCAGACGTGTTTTCCCGACAGGTGCACGATGCGGAAATCCATGTTGCAGGCTGCGTTGCTGTCCGCCTCGCTGGCCCGCGAATGCTTGTCGAAAATGGCCCTGTCTTCCGGATGCACGATCCGCCGCAAGAGATCCGGGTCGGAAACGAACGCCTCGGCCGTGTATCCGGTGACCAATTCGCTGGAGGGAGAGACCCAGACCAGCCGGTTGTCCGGGCCGATCCAGTACTCCCAGTCATAGGTGAAATCGGCCACGGTCCGGAACATCTCTTCGCTCTCCCTCAGGGTGGCGCTGGCTTGCTCGAGATCGGCGGTGCGCTGCCGCACCCGCTCGCCCAGCATGTCCCGCGAGCGCTGCAGGGAGACCATGCACCGCATCAGTCCGAGATGGGCCTTGACCCGGGCCAGCACTTCCTCATGCTGGAAGGGCTTGGTGATGTAGTCGACCCCTCCGGCCTGGAAGCCCTTTATTTTGTCGGCCGTATCCCCAAGGGCGCTGATGAAGATCACGGGGATATCCTTGAGCGCGGCTTCTTTCTTGAGGCAGCCGCAGACCTCGAATCCGTCCATGCCCGGCATCCGCACGTCGAGCAGGATCAGATCGGGCGGAGATGTCCTGGCCGCGTTCAGGGCTGACATCCCGTCCTGGGCCGGCATCACCCGGTACCCGGACCGTTCGAGTATCTCGCACAACTGCCTGAGATTGGCGGGCAAGTCGTCCACGACCAAAACGACGGGGGGGGGTTCTTCACTTTCGCGGCCTTGCGTCATGTAAACTCCGGATCGTGCGGCGTTCAAGGATTATTCCCTACTCTCCCAACTCCGTCATCGCAGCCCGGGGAGGGACCGATTGGACCTGTTCGCGGCGTCTTTCATCCCATCGGCATCCGCCCCAAGGTTATCTCGACCGTGGTGCCAAGGCCCGGCTGGGAATGGATTTCCAGGCTTCCGTAATGCTCTTGGGCGATACGGGAGGCCATGGTCAGGCCCATGCCGATACCCACCGCCTTGGTCGTGAAAAACGGATCGAGAACCCAGGTCAGCTCGGTTTCAGGGATCCCCCGGCCGTTGTCCGAGACCTCGATGGAGAGCGCTGTATTCTTTTTCTTGATGCGCAGTGTGATCGCGCCCCGTGGCTGGTCAAAGGCCTCGATTGAGTTGGTGAGCACCGCGCAAAGGGCCTGGAAAACGAGCTCATCATCCACAGGGAAGAACAGCGGCTCGACGTCCACGGTCCAGTCCACGGTTTTCGCCAACACGGCGGCGGTTTTGTCCGCCTTTGCGCGGACTCTCTCGATGAGCTCCGGCAGATACATCTCTCGCCGGTCCTTGAGGCGCAGGGACGCATATTCATGCACGGCCTGGATGATGTGCTCGATTCTCGCGGCGGCGCTTTTGATCCCTTCAAGGTATTCCCGTTGCGGATGTTTGAGTCTCTTTTCTCCGAGCAACAGAGTGGCGAAAC
Proteins encoded:
- a CDS encoding IS5 family transposase, with the translated sequence MNERNSKKPGIADYVVSRRRHKECFLDEIDRLIDWKPFEKLLRKKLSRVANAVGNPAYAPLPMFKILLLQRWYNLSDAAVEECLYDRLSFVRFVRLSLDHDQVPDSSTICRFRQSLLEKNVLKRLLDKLNHQLQRRGILVREGAIVDASVITSSRRPLKVIDILPEDREEDDDEASDVTISYSDDADAAWLRKGNRAYYGYKVHAATDSRDGFLLGGHVTPANHSDTQEFVDILDEIGPMPGGRIYADKGYSSQLNRHVLQARGLADGIMHKAARNRALNPAEKAANRQVSSVRSKVERAFGTLKRGYGFFRTRYLGVPKVELEFLLNAMAFNLKKAALKAAC
- a CDS encoding ATP-binding protein, which produces MTSFIAVSRLRHIKTKAVVVSLFLIAIVGIAVYYMATEVHNSQSEDRLRDAMLEVRAFHRYIQNDMHPNYYRLMDEGRLPKGFYAPELLSSSYMARNFQKYYNDERVAIGLPEVQYKMAAEDPRNPVNKATEGEKELIKLFNEDQSRDHLRFVREENGRKYLVVAVPFLKNEARCLVCHGTPSQAPGQLQQLYDWSGGYNRKVGDISAIEVMKTPIQSQFGAPFYASISALVLSSVLAAVVIGGYLCRVQVKAATYNLKRQQELLIIEKEKAESANNAKSEFLANMSHEIRTPLNGVFGMLQLLQTTDASDEQKEYILSAMKSTKRLTRLLTDILDISRIEAGQMRLVESEIDVKKTKESIEEVFSMAASEKGVRLVFSRDDNVPDMLIGDEARLRQILFNLVGNAIKFTDEGSVLIHASVLPFSAGADVRVLVTVSDTGIGISDEDLRKIFEPFVQVEGSYTRRFQGAGLGLSIVRKLVDLMGGDVAIESELGKGTTVYLSLPFKKCQETISNSIGQIQGKDASKRRRLRVLFAEDDTVSLTTGKRLLEKAGYSVTPAKDGQEAVQLLTGNDFDVILMDIQMPAMDGLEATKAIREAKNLGMKSRIPIIAMTAYAMTGDKEKFLAAGMNDYVAKPVHNVALVEAIERVMGQKIA
- a CDS encoding IS5 family transposase (programmed frameshift), with product MSIKSWEVSDAFWEIVEPLIPRPKRDGEKQYKRKVGGGRKPIAARTVFSAIVYVLRTGIQWKALPKEVFGSPSAIHRYFREWEQAGFFLELWQRGLSEYDDMEGIAWEWQSIDGCMNKAPMAKENSGRNPTDRGKKRGTKRHILVDGRGVPLSVVVTGANRHDVSQLKAVLANKIAEPIMDAESENLCADAGYAGEAPCKEMLAAGYKPHVRPRGEEQREKLENPSFKARRWVVEACHSWFNRFRKLTIRYEKLGATHLALIHLAAAIIALRKIKTKIIYG
- a CDS encoding hybrid sensor histidine kinase/response regulator — encoded protein: MITGMEVDIPSVILVVDDIAANLRQLCEMLAMSGYRVMPAQDGATALKAAESFPPDLILLDIRMPGMDGFEVCCRLKANPALKDVPVIFISALGDIEDKLKAYDAGGVDYITKPFQHEEVLARVKTHLDLRRFRLTLQHCLALQTSQRLESLQKISDAVSHQLRNPITIISGFATLLLGEKRLKHPQREYLEGIKSAAARIEHIIQAVHEYASLRLKDRREMYLPELIERVRAKADKTAAVLAKTVDWTVDVEPLFFPVDDELVFQALCAVLTNSIEAFDQPRGAITLRIKKKNTALSIEVSDNGRGIPETELTWVLDPFFTTKAVGIGMGLTMASRIAQEHYGSLEIHSQPGLGTTVEITLGRMPMG
- a CDS encoding response regulator; the encoded protein is MDDLPANLRQLCEILERSGYRVMPAQDGMSALNAARTSPPDLILLDVRMPGMDGFEVCGCLKKEAALKDIPVIFISALGDTADKIKGFQAGGVDYITKPFQHEEVLARVKAHLGLMRCMVSLQRSRDMLGERVRQRTADLEQASATLRESEEMFRTVADFTYDWEYWIGPDNRLVWVSPSSELVTGYTAEAFVSDPDLLRRIVHPEDRAIFDKHSRASEADSNAACNMDFRIVHLSGKHVWINHHCVAIARDDGTPLGRRASNRDITDRKQAEDKLTVELAINKAMSELSGALIAKATTFPDIADTTLYFSKLLTGSVHGFVGVIDPRTGDLVCYTLTPMMGKECRVEEGQARVTFPPGPDGRYPSLWGQALNSCCPFYTNAPAAHPSSTGIPGGHIHLRNFLAVPALIGDMLIGLIALANTPDGYTDRNMEAVSHLAGLYAVAIDRQRTMEALWTGERQIRGLFNAATDSVLLIDATGAILAVNEWGAKRRGLEPQDMVGNNLDDFLPPDIAACRREGMKESARTGHCVDSEEIHEGRWYHVRIFPILDDAGKAVQFAIFSRDVTEKVMAEKALRDALAQAKELAVKAEAANKAKSEFLANMSHEIRTPLNGIMGMLQVLQDTPLSGEQSEYLLHAIMASKRLTRLLSDILDLSAIESGRLAILAAPFDIHEISRSINDLFALEAGAKGLTLTCRIDHGMPSELVGDEARLRQILFNLVGNAVKFTARGGVEIGIAPVSPPGELPCRVLFSITDTGIGIPDDRLSDIFEPFTQVEGSYLRRYQGGGLGLAIVRRLTRLMGGEICIESEEGAGTSAHVVLPFGARTQSRGMVDIAAGAESARGGGRARILLVEDEAVNLLSMNILLERAGYAVTTARDGRQALECLRQGDFELIVMDVQMPVMDGVEATRIIRGAPEFTAKSHIPIIALTAYAMDGDRERFLAAGMDDYIAKPVDMAALKDVIMRATAKSRGATI